The window AACATTGCCATAGGTTTTAGTTTTAGTATCAATGATCAAAAAAAGATTTTTGTAATTTATATTTTGATCTAAATTGGTGAGTTCTCCGTTGTCAATAGCTATACATCCTTTGGTAAAGCTATCACGATCTCCTGAAATAGGGACACCATGTATCCAAATACCATCTCCATTTTTACCTCGAATACGGTCATACAGGTTAGGATAAGAGGTAACAAATGCCATTGGTCCATAAAATTGATCAACGTTCTCCCGTTTTTCCGTTAAGGTATAAACACCGATAGGGGTTCGTCGGTCCCCAGCATTCATTTTATCGCCCTCAAATTTTCCGGTAAAAGCCGGTATTGTTTTTATCCGTGTAAAACGTTCTTTATTATCTTTACGATACAGAGAAAGGGAAGGTTGGTTTTTCTCACAAATGAGCAATGTGTTAGTTGATTCGTAATAACCGAACTGAAGATCTTTCTGAGCCAATTTTTCTTTCCAAAAAGTACGATCACCAAAACCATGGTCAATCTCTTTTTGGATTGCAGCCATTCCCCCTTGACGATAAAGATCCATTACTTCTCCTCCAAAGAGAGAAGTAAAAAGCAGAGGAAGTAATACTATTTTTTTTACCA of the Sulfuricurvum sp. genome contains:
- a CDS encoding L,D-transpeptidase family protein, with product MDLYRQGGMAAIQKEIDHGFGDRTFWKEKLAQKDLQFGYYESTNTLLICEKNQPSLSLYRKDNKERFTRIKTIPAFTGKFEGDKMNAGDRRTPIGVYTLTEKRENVDQFYGPMAFVTSYPNLYDRIRGKNGDGIWIHGVPISGDRDSFTKGCIAIDNGELTNLDQNINYKNLFLIIDTKTKTYGNVAYDAIISQLYQWRYAWKYNDLQAYLSFYDTTFVRFDGMEYFDFKNYKQRIFERKETKEIFFTNLNIIPYPGDRPNLFMVTFDEVYTSDKHNFTGPKILMLLLNSDNSISIISEQ